A stretch of DNA from Toxotes jaculatrix isolate fToxJac2 chromosome 15, fToxJac2.pri, whole genome shotgun sequence:
aaAACCTATCTCTGATAACAGGCTGGTTAGTAGGGCTAAAGGAGAATATGGGCTCTGATTCTGCAGTGCTTGTGCACCTGCATAACTTACCGTCATAACCTTAAGGTACAAACTGATTGACAGTTCAATATAGCCAATGATTGCAGTCCGTTTCTATGagcttttgatttttatttatctaaCTGGGTTAaatatcttatttatttaaaaaagaaaaaaaagaaaagaaaagaaaaaagaaaaaaaaaggaatgccGACAGACAGTCTCCAGTTTTGAAGAAAAGCCTTTATTTCCTATTTCAAGAACATGCTTAAGCATGGTAGTAGAAGTAGGTACTTAGATATCCATACATGCAGAGCCACAGAGTGATAGAAAGAGTTTGTCCATCTACTGTTCTGTGACAGCGGTCTGTCCAGGGTTCAAGTTGAGGAAGGGGTTCggggagagtttttttttttttcaggtgggGTCGGGCAGGCAGAGTGAAGGCTTAGTGCTGGATCCTACGAATGGACTGCACCTGGTTGGTGTGAGCCTGGGTGCTGTACTCATTGTAGTTTCTGTACTCGCCTtggtgtctgtctctctccaggaTGTACTGGTAGCCACGGTAACCAGGGAACTGGTAGGCCacccagctgcagagagagagagagatagagagatagagagagacagggtgTGAGCCAAGGCCGCGGCCATTGCAACAGTCATGTAATTGActtaaaatgatttcagtaaATTCAGTGAAACCACAAGTCTGTTCACAAGTATAGGAAGAAGACAGTTTCAGTGTTCTGGTGAAGGTTTAGTTGTCCAAAAAGACTTTTTAAATATActgttttatatgtattttttttaatatcctcTCCTCCTTATACCCAGTCAGGATTGACTGGTCTGCTTCAtcgtgtttgtttgcctctAGTTTACTGCCTCAAACTATATGTTGTagcaaaatgtttgaaatgactaaaatgatttttttgttttgacaaaaatGATGCTGAGTGGAGACTAAACTGAAGGTTGTAAAGGGAGTAAATAGAACAccagaaacaggaagagaaagagaccaATAAACAAGGAGGAAGATGTATGACTTACGCTCCCGAGTTGACTTTGATAGAGGGCACCTCCTTGCTGCACCAGCCCATGGCCTGTAGGGAGGGGTAGTCATCGCACATCTCAAACTTACGGCCCTGGAAGTCCTCACACTCGTACAGGGTCACCTTGCTGTCACTGTGGTTctgcagagaaagaggcagagacataGCaaaggtgtgatggtgtggcTACAGTCAGACAAGGTGCTGGTGTTTTAACCGAAATCAATATTTAGATTTAATTAAATAGAGATTTTGGATGACGAGGGACTTGTACTTTAAATGTCAATATACCTTAATATGCCTTTATACTGAAGACACATTAATGTTTTGGTTCAGATAGTGTGGCTGGTTTCATGTGAAGGAGGGTGGGGCAGGGAAGTAAGCCCTTACTTTGCGGCAGTTGACAGAGACTGACTGGTCAAAAGCAAAGGATTAACAGGAGGATGAGGGAACTTACAGCGCACTTGATGGGTCTGAAGGAAAGCATGTGCTCGgttctgtagctgctgtttcCACTCCAGGCCTCGTAGCGAGGGTAGTCTCCCTTCTCCAGGATAAACTGCTGTCCCTGGAACTCTGGGTACTCATAACCCACCCAACTGGAGGATAGAGACGAGGATAGAAATGTTGAGGTTAAGTGTGCCAAGATTAAGTAAAAtaattaagaaaagaaagaaatttaaaCCAAAGCAAGAGAAACTCTGAAGATACAGACACATATACTCATAATGAACCATTATATGAAAACTAGTTTTAGTTGGaaactgtcattttcattaAACAATAGAGCCCAACGCCCACAGAATGGCCTCAAGTGAAAACAGCATGCAGCTTCTTTTGTCACTGGGAGCACAAAGCAAACATTAGatactgctgctcctgcttccactgctgctgctgctgctgttgctgctgcaccCACGGCTTTTTATCTGATCGCCAGTCAGTCAGACACTGGctcacagccagcagctgctcaCAGCCAGCTCGTATCACAACAGGGTcacacatggatgcatgcacatacacatgccaACGATACATGCCAACCAGCAATGTAATAATACTGCATGCTGCAAATTtactgtttgtgctgttttgttttttctacttCCTTTTACTCAAGCAGATAAATTAAGGAttgaaaaatatgtaaatgatgTGATTTTATTAGATGTTGCTGCATGGCTCTTAGTTATCCACTGATCATCATCCacagagaggacaaaaaaaaaaaaaaaaaaaatcctgaagaGCTCAAGgtcaagagagagaaaaatgcagccctagatagagagagacaaggccagaaaaaaaagcagcaggagaTCCAGAAGAACACCACCAATGTCAACTTACGGTCCATTCTCAACCTTGATGGAGCGGATCTTGTTGAAGCCCCTCTCCATGATGTTCTGGCACTCCAGCATGAACTCACAGCGCTTTCCCTGGAAGTTCTCCTCCTCCCAGACTGTGATCTTGAACTGGCCCATCTGCTCCATCTGTTGAGTGTTCATGGCTGCTGCTTCTCCCTTGGGGGTTACTCTCTGAAGAATGTTAAATGGATGGAAAATCAGAATAACAATAAGTCCTGCATGTCTGGAGATACAAACATCCTGAGTGCTGTCATTTGTagagtcattttgtgttttagctTCGCTTGAAGAAAAAGTAGTTGTTAATaggataaaagaaaatgtgctgcGTTAATGCATTTCTGTTACGTGTATATTATTGTGCCTTTGCTCTGGAAAGAAATTTCCGTTGGGGTCTCTCTCTGAAGGTGTCACTGGAAGTGAAAAATTCCACTCATTCATCATTTTTCCATTCCTCCACAGTGCAgatttgtctctgtttcaggCGAGGAGATTCTATCAAGAACAACCTGCCCATAAATTGTaccctgaaactgaactgaagcaAACATCACAACAGCAAGCCACATATCTGTAGGTGGTAGCTTAAAAGCATAATGCTTTCTCCAGTAAATTCTGCAGTCACTTACTgcgagaattaaaaaaaaacgtttgttTGATGTTTACAGGCCAAACACAAGCCGACCAATGAGGCATCATCTTGCCAGCTTTCCCTGTAAAAGTGGCTGCTGAGGTACAAACAAAAGTATGAAGCCAAAGTATGAAGTAGCTTCTATGTTTTTTTACTCTTAGCAAATCAAGCTTCATTTGAAGTGCATCCATAGCTGCCTATCTATCAAATACACAGTTTTGAGTAGCATCTTGGTGGCTGTCGGGCTCCACCCCAGTACACTGAGCTGTCCCCTGATTGCAGTTTCTGTCTGAGGCAGTGTGTTGATATACTTACAGACGGTACTGAGGTGGGACAGATCCAGTATAATCAATGTCGGGGAAGAGACCCTCGCCTGCGTTTTTATAGGGCCAGGCCCCCTGGACCTACGCCACTCCATTTGCCCATCAGCCTTGCACACTCAGCAGCTGAACGGGCCTGCTGAAAGGGGAGCATTAGCCTCGCGCTTTGTGGAGGCTCCAGAGCACCATTGTCCTCAGAGCCCCAAACTGACTTAGTCATCAATATGGCAGCCATGCTCGGTGGCAACCTGACCCAGGACTATACAATAGTAACGCACTGACACAACAGTTTGATTGGTGTGGCAGGATAATAGACACATTCTGGGAGCtgatcccctctctctccctctctctctctctgctgtaggTAAACTGGATCCTAAACTGGAGGTGGGAAAAGGGCCCAAGGCATCCCACACAGTGAGTATTAGGACATGTGGCCATTTCATCTAGAGGGCATCCTTATATCCTTCTTTTCCAATGGTTGATCTGGAAAGAGTCAGGAGGATGAAGCGTTATAGTAAAAAGATACAGTGATAGTAGTGCTTTCTGAGTGGGAACAATTGGGAAACCTGGCTCCTACTCCTTTGTGTCTCCACATCTCTGGCTTTCACACACATGGTTATAGAAAGGAGGAGCATCATCccacaaataaatgttttgtacaCAATGTCGTAGGACTCATTTAGGTGGGAGTATTTTACAGTACATGCTCCAGAGAAAGGCACTGATGTGCTCTGTAGTTTTGTAATAAAGTCAAATATTTCCTTGTAAGAAAGAGGAAATAATAGGCTCTCAATAATTATAATCATGATATTTAAATATGAGGACCGAgtggaagaaaacatgtagtctcTTGGAGTAGTTTCCTCAGCTTCTTCAGCTTAATACTAATTTTTTAATGTCTAGTGCGATTTTCTTAACATTTAAATCATAGGTCCACTATTTCTAAATTAATGTATTTACAAATACATCAGTTCTACATTTGATTATTGACTTGCTTttcttggggtttttttgtttttgttttttttagcaaacaatGCCTGAGCAAGAGCAAACTGACATGATTTATATCATGAATGAAACTCCTCTCACAGACAtttatgatgtttgtttttgtgtgcttaTTCACTTCcttttattaatgttttgtttgttttctttgtatgaAGACAAACACCTGCTAATACAAATGCTgatgcatgttttattttctaaaataaaaatatatgtagtTCCATtcaggagacagaaaaatatactCATACATATGTTGTTAAGTGAGCACTGATAAAATACTGTATCTCCACAGCTAACTGAACTGACCTGTCTggtctttctcttattttgtcTCACACATTTTGTGATTCTTCAATTTCCTTCATCATTggtgacatctagtggtgaaCATATTTATTACACTGGCAGAGGCTTGCAAAAAGGGTCTGCTCTATTTATCATGTTAACATATAAGTGATTTGACATTAAGTCATCAACCTGTTACTTTGACTTGCAGCACAGCAAAGATGAAGATAACATTTGGATGGAAGTGTCTAATGGCAGAAATATCCATGACTGTGATAAACGTTAGAGAGAAATTATATTTAGGTAATGTAGGCTTATTTGGTTCtgactgtatgtatgtatgtggtgtgagagtgtgtgtatgtgtgtgcatgttggtgGGTTCCACCTGCGGGCATGTGTGGAGCTGTTTACTTGTATGAACAGCTTTCTCATTGTCTTTTGTTAACCCATTCATTGTCCTTCTctttacatatgtgtgtgtgttaccctgCTGGCCCCCTGAGCAGGTGATGGGCAGGTGAAACAAGAGGCTTATATAGACACAGatgttgtgggtgtgtgtatttgtgtgtgtacatgcttcACGCATGTATACATACAATATgtacaaaggtgtgtgtgtatgtgtgtgtctttgtgggtggttgttcatttttattcagcATGTCTGATAATAAGCTGTAGATCTTTAccctcatgtacacacacacacacacacacctacacacacacacacacacacattctgcacAACTTATTTCCCTGTTAAATACAGCCAGGGGGGATTTGCATGTGTCAGGGATAGTGTAGTCCAGTACAAAGCTGGTCCAGTTCTACTTTGAATCCTTATCTggctttataaaaaaaatccattcattTCTTCTCGCTGGTCACCTGACACCtctgcttgttttctgtcttcaaATACAGTACATATGGCCATCAAGTCCTGCTCTTAACATTAAGCACTAGAGGCAACAGCAATGTAACCTTCTTCTTCGTCTCTAATATTAGTCAGTCAGTAGTCATTAGTTTGTCACAGTTAGAAACCAACTGTTGCTGTGATACCTGTGACTGATAATTCAATAATGGTGGACTATAATTACTATCACTTTACTGTCTTCACATGGGCAACTTGATACACCACCTGGGTGTATCAAGGAAAGTGTAAAACTCAGATGCTGGTGAAAGATAGACGTGTAAATATCGTAAAataactgtctgtgtgtgtgtgtgtgtggagtatcAGCTAACATGAGGATAGAGTTTGTAAAACACACTAAACAAAGCTAGTACATGATCAGGAGTTAGAGGAAAGGAAAGTTTTGTCTTCATCTTTTATTGTTGACTTTCAAGTCATGATCCACCTTTTTTACCTTTTCCTGCTCCCAGAttagtttatgtttatgttcagGTCAGTAGTTTGCAGTTTTAAGTTATTATTATCGTTATCATTATAATTTCCATCTCTCaagcttttccattttgttccaACATTCAATAATTTTTGTTAGTTGAGGCTCACACACTTTCcacttttttattgtttactcCTATTAAAGtctaatatataataatttaatataatcATAATGAGATGCAGTGTGCCTGTTCCTTCATACACTAACatccatatttttaaaaacctatgtactggcacacacacagtcacatatgAAGTCTTTAATTTTTCAGATGTGTTGTGCTGGGATATTACTGAGAGCATTAATTATACACTgctgcccataaagttggaataaaatatattttacctcttctcatgaaatgattgtgacaatgtgatttttttcttgatagataaagtgcatattttctcaaaactttattgatcaatctcttaCAATGTGATTACTATGTGTAtcaataggaataaaaagagcaatgtgtcagaaaacaaaattattccaacattatgggcaacagtgtataaaggagtttatttaaaatgcagaaaaaagacaaaaataaccCTTATTATTTATTATGCAACTAAAGGATGAAGAAAGATAAACGATGTGAGGAAGTTATATATTAATAGTTTATACTTGAATGTAAAGTTTATACTTGTATAATAGTTTATACATGAATTGG
This window harbors:
- the cryba2b gene encoding beta-crystallin A2b, encoding MNTQQMEQMGQFKITVWEEENFQGKRCEFMLECQNIMERGFNKIRSIKVENGPWVGYEYPEFQGQQFILEKGDYPRYEAWSGNSSYRTEHMLSFRPIKCANHSDSKVTLYECEDFQGRKFEMCDDYPSLQAMGWCSKEVPSIKVNSGAWVAYQFPGYRGYQYILERDRHQGEYRNYNEYSTQAHTNQVQSIRRIQH